The Fervidibacillus albus genome contains a region encoding:
- a CDS encoding NUDIX hydrolase, whose amino-acid sequence MQKVANCIYLKENRILLLQKPRRNWWTIPGGKMEVGETVKESVKREFFEETGIRIDKPVLKGIYNFLIKRGNETENEWMMFTFLAKDGEGIEKEVTEEGILKWHSIDELDHLPMAEGDRYILHHALHEREIAFGLFEYTEDERLLSYRVTD is encoded by the coding sequence GTGCAAAAAGTTGCCAATTGCATTTATTTAAAAGAGAATCGGATTCTTTTGTTACAAAAACCCCGGCGGAATTGGTGGACGATTCCCGGTGGAAAAATGGAAGTAGGGGAGACGGTGAAAGAATCCGTCAAAAGGGAATTTTTCGAGGAAACGGGAATTCGAATCGATAAGCCGGTTTTAAAAGGGATATACAATTTTCTCATCAAACGAGGGAATGAAACGGAAAATGAATGGATGATGTTTACGTTTTTAGCAAAAGACGGTGAGGGGATCGAAAAGGAAGTGACGGAAGAAGGCATATTAAAATGGCATTCGATCGATGAACTGGATCACCTACCGATGGCTGAAGGTGACCGGTATATATTACACCACGCATTACATGAACGGGAGATCGCTTTCGGTCTGTTCGAATATACGGAAGATGAGCGATTGCTTTCTTATCGTGTCACTGATTAA
- a CDS encoding SHOCT-like domain-containing protein, with product MKNEIEKILNMVQEGKIDAEKASELIEALKEREEESNKIQTDVSSTDGKMVKIRIVENEGEKVSINLPFKLAKVLTKTGVNITSHIPDSNKYLKDFDMNLLADAIDNDLVGDIINIQTAEGDIVKISID from the coding sequence ATGAAAAACGAAATTGAAAAAATATTAAACATGGTTCAAGAAGGGAAAATTGATGCCGAGAAAGCTTCCGAATTAATCGAGGCATTGAAAGAACGGGAAGAGGAATCCAATAAGATTCAGACTGATGTTTCTTCAACTGATGGAAAAATGGTAAAAATTCGGATTGTAGAGAATGAAGGGGAAAAAGTGAGTATTAATTTACCCTTTAAACTGGCCAAGGTATTAACAAAAACCGGGGTGAATATTACATCTCATATTCCCGATTCAAATAAATATTTAAAGGATTTTGATATGAATTTGCTCGCGGATGCAATCGATAATGACTTAGTAGGCGATATCATTAATATTCAAACAGCAGAAGGTGATATTGTAAAAATTTCGATTGATTAA
- the lgt gene encoding prolipoprotein diacylglyceryl transferase — MLGQITPFDPIALRLGPLTVTWYGLIIGSGIVLGYILATREGKRRGFSEELFTDLLLWAVPISILSARFYYVIFEWDYYAVNPSKIIAIWEGGLAIHGALIGAIITAVIFSRKKRISFWKLADIAAPSIILGQAIGRWGNFMNQEAHGGEVTRQFLEGLHLPDFIINQMYINGTYYHPTFLYESIWNFIGFIILLILRKVNLRQGELFFTYFIWYSIGRFFIEGMRTDSLYLFGTDIRMAQLMSVTLIVFSLIFIIYRRKKGNIPGYLD; from the coding sequence ATGCTTGGTCAAATTACTCCCTTCGATCCGATCGCCCTTCGACTAGGACCCCTTACCGTCACTTGGTACGGACTGATTATCGGAAGTGGAATTGTTCTCGGATACATATTGGCGACACGGGAAGGAAAACGGAGGGGATTTTCGGAAGAACTGTTTACAGATTTACTTTTATGGGCGGTGCCGATTTCCATCCTTTCCGCAAGATTTTATTACGTGATTTTTGAATGGGATTACTATGCCGTCAATCCTAGCAAAATTATCGCAATTTGGGAAGGCGGTTTGGCAATTCATGGAGCTTTAATCGGTGCAATTATCACAGCCGTTATCTTTTCTCGAAAAAAACGCATATCCTTTTGGAAATTGGCGGATATTGCTGCACCGAGTATAATCCTCGGGCAGGCGATCGGACGCTGGGGAAACTTCATGAATCAGGAAGCCCACGGTGGAGAAGTAACGAGGCAATTTTTAGAAGGATTACATTTGCCGGATTTTATCATTAATCAAATGTACATTAACGGAACGTATTACCATCCGACGTTCCTGTACGAATCGATATGGAATTTCATAGGATTTATAATATTACTCATTTTACGAAAGGTGAACTTACGACAAGGTGAACTGTTTTTCACATACTTTATTTGGTATTCCATCGGGCGCTTTTTCATCGAAGGAATGCGTACGGACAGTTTGTATTTGTTCGGAACAGATATTCGAATGGCCCAATTAATGTCGGTCACCTTGATTGTCTTCTCGCTTATTTTCATTATTTATCGTCGAAAAAAGGGAAATATACCGGGGTATTTGGATTAA
- a CDS encoding nucleoside recognition domain-containing protein — translation MFFSSVRNGWKTGLKTTWDLGKIIFPVTLIVTLLQHSPVLPWIIDFVSPFMGLIGLSGDAAVPLVLGNMLNLYAAIGAILSFDFTVKEVFIIAVMLSFSHNLLVESSVAVKSGVKLSVILTVRIGLALLAATMIHLFWSGGNELAKYGFVPTAETTPDGFGAIFFTGLEKAAIGVFQLAIVVIPLMIGIQLLKDLQWLDRFSKWMAPVTRAFGMKENTSLTLTAGLIFGLAMGAGVLLQSIKEDGVSKKDTTLAFIFLVACHAVIEDTLIFIPLGIPVLPLFIIRFLTAILLTLLIGTIWTKVEMTNGKEMSYGR, via the coding sequence ATGTTTTTTTCATCGGTTCGAAACGGATGGAAAACGGGATTGAAGACGACGTGGGATTTAGGGAAAATCATTTTTCCGGTTACATTAATCGTGACCCTTTTGCAACATTCCCCCGTGTTGCCTTGGATCATCGATTTCGTCTCTCCGTTTATGGGATTGATTGGATTATCCGGGGATGCAGCTGTTCCACTCGTTTTAGGGAATATGTTGAATTTGTATGCAGCCATCGGAGCGATTTTATCCTTCGATTTTACCGTTAAGGAAGTATTTATCATCGCCGTCATGCTTTCCTTTTCCCATAATTTATTAGTGGAATCGTCCGTAGCGGTGAAATCCGGTGTGAAATTATCCGTCATTTTAACGGTTCGCATCGGTCTCGCATTATTAGCAGCTACGATGATTCATCTTTTTTGGTCAGGCGGAAACGAACTGGCGAAATACGGATTTGTGCCAACAGCGGAAACGACACCGGACGGATTTGGTGCCATCTTTTTTACCGGATTAGAAAAAGCCGCAATCGGTGTGTTTCAGTTGGCGATTGTCGTCATCCCTTTAATGATTGGCATACAACTTTTAAAAGATTTACAATGGCTCGATCGATTTTCGAAATGGATGGCTCCGGTGACAAGGGCGTTTGGTATGAAGGAAAATACGTCTTTAACGTTAACGGCAGGGTTGATTTTTGGCTTGGCAATGGGTGCTGGCGTCCTTCTGCAGTCGATAAAAGAAGACGGTGTTAGTAAAAAGGATACGACGCTCGCCTTCATCTTTTTAGTCGCTTGCCATGCTGTCATTGAAGATACATTGATTTTCATTCCCCTTGGCATCCCGGTACTTCCATTATTTATCATCCGTTTTTTGACGGCTATTTTATTAACCCTTCTCATTGGAACGATTTGGACGAAGGTGGAAATGACGAATGGAAAGGAAATGTCTTATGGAAGATAA
- a CDS encoding tetratricopeptide repeat protein: MQKKDQMQVDQDDHEKNVYSFIPSGEFYFSKGIEAYQKNDLQNAKKYLQRAMELEPMEPIIACQYAIVLGELELYEQSNEVVHKVLNEIDPNMHECHYFLANNYAYMGLYKKSLYHAKKYIQLEPNGEFAKDTLELLNIVSVEGEDEHADTMPLTQYEDEELIERQDEAMHLLEKGKYEEAIVEFEQLIEKHPDFWPAYNNLALAYYYLGKGDLAKEVTEQVLAESPGNLHALCNLVVFLYYDGEDYRSFLPALEKIHPISVDHRYKLGITFSILGEYEKGYLWLHKIAKYVPNDDGSFYYWYSCAAYNVGKEQQAELAWKKLLEHHPDKIGMEPWKFEQRKNSGRDNVDF; encoded by the coding sequence GTGCAAAAGAAAGATCAAATGCAAGTGGACCAAGATGATCACGAAAAAAATGTTTATTCCTTTATCCCGAGTGGGGAATTTTATTTTTCTAAAGGAATAGAAGCTTATCAAAAAAATGATTTACAAAACGCGAAAAAATATTTGCAACGGGCGATGGAATTGGAGCCGATGGAACCGATCATCGCTTGCCAATATGCAATCGTGTTAGGAGAATTGGAACTTTATGAGCAATCGAATGAAGTTGTGCATAAAGTTTTGAATGAAATCGATCCGAATATGCATGAATGTCATTATTTTTTAGCAAACAACTACGCCTATATGGGTCTTTATAAAAAATCGTTATACCACGCGAAAAAATATATTCAATTGGAACCGAATGGTGAGTTTGCAAAGGATACGTTGGAATTACTGAACATCGTTTCTGTTGAAGGGGAAGATGAACATGCGGATACAATGCCGTTGACACAATACGAGGACGAGGAACTGATCGAGCGGCAGGATGAAGCGATGCATTTGTTGGAAAAAGGGAAATATGAAGAAGCGATTGTGGAATTTGAACAGTTGATCGAAAAACACCCGGATTTTTGGCCAGCTTACAATAATCTCGCATTGGCATATTATTATCTCGGAAAAGGGGATTTAGCAAAGGAAGTAACGGAACAAGTATTGGCGGAGAGTCCCGGAAATCTACACGCCCTATGCAATCTCGTTGTCTTTTTATATTATGACGGAGAGGATTACCGTTCGTTCCTTCCTGCGTTAGAAAAAATTCATCCGATCTCCGTTGACCATCGTTATAAACTCGGTATTACCTTTTCTATTCTCGGTGAATATGAAAAGGGATATCTTTGGTTGCATAAAATCGCAAAATATGTTCCGAATGATGACGGTTCGTTTTACTATTGGTACAGTTGTGCTGCTTACAATGTTGGAAAAGAACAACAGGCGGAACTAGCTTGGAAAAAGTTGTTGGAACATCATCCTGACAAAATCGGTATGGAACCGTGGAAGTTTGAACAAAGGAAAAATTCAGGAAGAGACAACGTTGATTTTTAA
- the nagB gene encoding glucosamine-6-phosphate deaminase produces the protein MKLIQVNHYEEMSKKAADIITHYIKNHPNAVLGFATGSTPSGLYENLIEDHRKNGTSYKAVRSFNLDEYVGLDGTHPQSYRYFMDEHLFNHIDILKENTYVLNGKAENLDMECKRYERMIQEAGGINIQILGIGRNGHIAFNEPGTPFSSRTHIVELAESTRKANARFFQSIDEVPTHSITMGIASIMESQKILLLASGPSKAEPIRRLFTEPISESFPASILKQHPNVVIIADKEALKDTDPNLFNEYVVKESTPIL, from the coding sequence TTGAAGTTAATTCAGGTGAATCATTACGAGGAAATGAGTAAAAAGGCTGCGGATATCATCACGCATTACATAAAAAATCATCCGAATGCCGTTTTAGGATTTGCAACCGGTTCTACGCCGAGCGGATTGTATGAAAATCTAATCGAAGACCATCGAAAAAACGGAACAAGTTACAAAGCCGTTCGCTCATTCAATCTTGATGAATATGTTGGACTCGATGGAACTCACCCGCAAAGTTACAGGTATTTCATGGACGAACATTTATTTAACCATATCGATATTTTAAAAGAAAACACATACGTTCTAAACGGAAAAGCCGAAAACCTCGATATGGAATGCAAACGATATGAACGAATGATTCAGGAGGCAGGCGGTATCAATATCCAAATATTAGGCATTGGTCGAAACGGACATATCGCCTTTAACGAACCGGGTACACCATTTTCAAGCCGAACCCATATTGTCGAACTGGCGGAAAGCACCCGGAAGGCGAATGCCCGATTTTTCCAATCCATTGACGAAGTACCGACCCACTCGATTACGATGGGCATTGCATCGATCATGGAAAGCCAAAAAATACTTTTACTCGCCTCGGGTCCTTCAAAGGCTGAACCGATTCGAAGGCTGTTTACCGAACCGATTTCCGAGTCTTTCCCCGCATCGATTTTAAAACAACACCCGAATGTTGTAATTATTGCCGACAAAGAAGCGTTAAAGGATACGGATCCGAATCTTTTTAACGAGTATGTCGTTAAAGAATCAACCCCTATTTTGTGA
- the nagA gene encoding N-acetylglucosamine-6-phosphate deacetylase encodes MEQYHEPFILTGNVCTDGKQLEHQYILIENGKISSTGNENAVPASFSGKVIPIPTSHVIAPGFLDLHIHGAGGADTMDATEEALETMANALVKEGTTSFLATTITQKKEAIDRALTNVSTYMNDHNRPGKAEIVGVHLEGPFINTKRKGAQPEEFILEPSIEQFDRWQELANGTIKLVTMAPEKESGFKFVAHLKNTGVIPSIGHSDADFIDVKEAMKAGASHVTHLFNGMKGLHHREPGTAGGALLLDELTVEIIADGFHIRPEMIDLAVRLKGLDQVILITDAMRAKGLPDGESELGGQVVIVKDGKATLANGSLAGSILKMNDAVKHMIEFAKLSLPKAIKLATMNPAKKLGIDDRKGSIEIGKDADIVVLDENIQPVLTITRGVVAYKRS; translated from the coding sequence TTGGAGCAATATCACGAACCATTTATTTTAACGGGAAACGTATGTACAGATGGAAAACAGTTGGAACATCAATATATTCTAATTGAAAACGGGAAAATTTCTTCGACTGGAAATGAAAACGCTGTTCCAGCAAGCTTTAGCGGAAAAGTCATCCCGATTCCTACTTCCCATGTAATCGCTCCCGGTTTTCTCGATCTTCATATCCATGGGGCGGGGGGAGCCGATACGATGGATGCGACCGAAGAAGCATTGGAAACGATGGCAAATGCATTAGTGAAAGAAGGAACAACCTCATTTTTAGCAACGACCATTACGCAAAAAAAAGAAGCGATCGATCGGGCCTTGACAAACGTATCCACGTATATGAATGATCATAATCGTCCAGGGAAGGCGGAAATCGTAGGTGTTCATCTCGAAGGACCTTTCATAAATACAAAACGGAAGGGAGCCCAACCCGAGGAATTTATTCTCGAACCTTCCATCGAACAATTCGATCGATGGCAAGAACTCGCAAACGGTACGATTAAATTAGTTACAATGGCTCCTGAAAAAGAAAGCGGATTCAAATTCGTCGCCCATTTAAAAAACACCGGTGTGATCCCTTCCATCGGCCATAGTGATGCGGATTTCATCGATGTGAAAGAAGCGATGAAAGCTGGAGCATCCCATGTCACCCATTTATTTAACGGTATGAAGGGACTGCATCATCGTGAACCGGGAACGGCAGGCGGCGCTCTTTTACTCGATGAATTAACGGTAGAGATTATTGCCGACGGATTCCATATTCGCCCGGAAATGATTGATTTAGCTGTTCGATTAAAGGGACTCGATCAGGTCATATTAATTACCGATGCAATGCGGGCGAAAGGGTTACCTGATGGCGAATCTGAACTCGGCGGACAAGTCGTCATCGTAAAGGATGGAAAAGCGACATTAGCAAACGGTTCGCTCGCTGGAAGTATATTAAAAATGAACGATGCGGTGAAACATATGATCGAATTTGCCAAACTTTCCTTACCTAAAGCGATTAAATTGGCAACGATGAACCCGGCAAAAAAACTCGGAATAGACGATCGCAAGGGATCCATCGAAATTGGAAAGGATGCGGATATCGTCGTTCTCGATGAAAATATCCAACCGGTTTTGACGATCACAAGAGGCGTTGTTGCATATAAAAGGAGTTGA
- a CDS encoding DUF4097 family beta strand repeat-containing protein, producing the protein MDESRKQILERLKNGELNVEEASKLLEDLEWNQKGTEHTTTKPGSQETAESYTRTETDPYEKKFTSATKKLSNIFDQAISKMKKMDLDFYNSVEVSHVFQRNQSDFTNVFIEISNGDVAIATWDHTDVRIECKAKVYREDDPDKGKKKFLKEVECTESDGSLIFKSKDKLMKVSAKMYVPEKMYRYVKVKLTNGPITCEQVQAEKFDCKTANGKIRLVGCAGEKGDIETVNGQVTVMDGDFEKLDMETVNGKVNVDGKCSELDVETIGGTIVVTVKNSDIESARIRSMTGAVYVKLPTDIGIYGELKSHVGNLQVDFSDILIKQQRKEFIMKHLVFEKVSDMSKPMNLYAEAKTGSIFIQPL; encoded by the coding sequence ATGGATGAGTCTCGGAAACAAATTTTAGAACGGCTTAAAAACGGGGAGTTAAATGTGGAGGAAGCATCGAAATTACTGGAAGATTTGGAGTGGAATCAAAAAGGAACGGAACATACCACGACAAAACCGGGTTCACAGGAAACAGCAGAGTCGTACACGAGGACAGAAACCGATCCTTATGAAAAGAAATTTACATCAGCCACAAAAAAACTTTCCAACATATTTGATCAAGCTATTAGTAAAATGAAAAAGATGGATTTGGATTTTTACAATTCCGTCGAAGTGTCCCATGTTTTCCAACGAAATCAATCTGACTTCACGAATGTATTTATCGAAATATCGAACGGGGATGTGGCCATTGCAACTTGGGATCATACGGATGTTCGAATCGAATGCAAAGCGAAAGTGTATCGAGAAGACGATCCGGACAAAGGGAAAAAGAAATTTTTAAAGGAAGTCGAATGTACCGAATCGGATGGGTCACTTATTTTTAAATCAAAAGATAAATTAATGAAAGTGTCAGCGAAAATGTATGTTCCAGAAAAGATGTATCGATACGTGAAGGTTAAATTGACCAATGGACCGATTACGTGCGAGCAAGTGCAGGCGGAAAAATTCGATTGTAAAACTGCTAATGGGAAAATTCGACTCGTCGGTTGTGCGGGAGAAAAAGGGGACATTGAAACAGTGAACGGGCAAGTGACAGTAATGGACGGGGACTTTGAAAAACTTGATATGGAAACCGTTAATGGCAAAGTAAACGTCGATGGAAAATGTAGTGAATTGGATGTGGAAACGATTGGTGGAACGATCGTTGTGACCGTGAAAAATTCCGATATTGAATCGGCGCGGATTCGGAGTATGACCGGAGCGGTGTATGTAAAATTACCAACGGATATTGGAATCTATGGAGAGCTGAAATCCCATGTAGGAAATCTTCAAGTCGATTTTTCCGATATCCTTATAAAACAACAAAGAAAAGAATTTATAATGAAGCATCTTGTGTTTGAAAAAGTGAGCGATATGTCTAAACCGATGAATTTATATGCGGAAGCGAAAACGGGTTCCATTTTCATTCAACCGTTGTAG
- the ppaX gene encoding pyrophosphatase PpaX, which produces MERKCLMEDKITTVLFDLDGTLVNTYDLILTSFRHTFDHYVPGRFTTEDCISFIGPPLHETFASVLPEKTEEMVQFYRAFNKKHHDALIKPFVGVYETVKTLHDEGYKLAIVSTKMKDMVIKGLEATNLLSFFPVIIALDDVEQAKPDPEPIFKALTLLSSNVEESVMVGDSNHDILAAKNAGTKSVGVSWSIKGTDYLNRFSPDFIIDHMGDLLKIVGAESNAKND; this is translated from the coding sequence ATGGAAAGGAAATGTCTTATGGAAGATAAGATTACAACGGTTTTATTTGATCTAGATGGAACGTTAGTGAATACGTATGATTTGATTTTAACTTCATTTCGCCATACGTTCGATCACTATGTTCCCGGCCGGTTTACGACGGAAGATTGTATTTCTTTTATCGGGCCACCTCTTCACGAAACATTCGCATCCGTTTTACCGGAAAAAACGGAAGAAATGGTGCAATTTTATCGGGCGTTCAATAAAAAACATCACGATGCACTTATCAAACCGTTCGTCGGTGTATATGAAACCGTAAAAACGTTGCATGATGAAGGGTACAAATTGGCGATCGTATCGACGAAAATGAAGGATATGGTTATAAAAGGATTGGAAGCGACGAATTTACTTTCCTTTTTCCCCGTGATTATTGCCTTAGATGATGTGGAACAAGCGAAACCGGATCCGGAACCGATTTTCAAGGCGTTAACATTGTTAAGTTCCAACGTCGAGGAATCAGTCATGGTCGGTGATTCGAATCATGATATTTTGGCTGCCAAAAATGCTGGAACGAAATCCGTCGGCGTTTCGTGGTCCATAAAGGGAACGGATTATTTAAACCGGTTTTCCCCTGATTTTATAATCGATCATATGGGGGATTTATTAAAAATCGTCGGAGCTGAGTCGAATGCGAAAAACGACTAG
- a CDS encoding acyltransferase, giving the protein MRKTTRYEVDGANSLWQMYKTVSFWKVMKNFIVIQLARYTPFLSVKNWLYRTFLKMKVGEKTSFGLMAMVDIMFPEKIQVGKNCVIGYNTTILAHEYLIKEYRLGDVIIGDEVMIGANSTILPGVTIGDGAIVSAGTLVHKDVPPGSFVGGNPMKMIYTKEQLDDIRKDDPIYGKEKRSK; this is encoded by the coding sequence ATGCGAAAAACGACTAGGTATGAAGTGGACGGAGCGAATTCCCTTTGGCAAATGTATAAAACCGTTTCCTTTTGGAAAGTGATGAAAAACTTTATCGTTATTCAATTGGCGCGATATACGCCTTTTTTATCCGTAAAAAATTGGTTGTACCGCACCTTTTTGAAAATGAAAGTTGGTGAAAAAACGTCTTTCGGTTTAATGGCGATGGTAGATATTATGTTTCCAGAAAAAATACAAGTCGGAAAAAACTGTGTGATCGGCTACAATACGACGATTTTAGCCCATGAATATTTAATAAAAGAATACCGACTTGGAGATGTCATTATTGGGGATGAAGTGATGATCGGGGCGAACTCGACGATTTTACCCGGGGTCACGATTGGAGACGGTGCAATCGTATCAGCGGGAACATTAGTACATAAAGATGTACCTCCCGGAAGTTTTGTCGGGGGAAATCCGATGAAAATGATTTATACAAAGGAACAATTGGATGATATTCGGAAAGATGATCCGATTTATGGAAAGGAAAAGCGGTCAAAATAG
- the trxB gene encoding thioredoxin-disulfide reductase has product MSEEKIYDVVIIGAGPAGMTAAVYASRANLSTLMIERGVPGGQMANTEEVENYPGYESILGPELSNKMFDHAKKFGAEYAFGDIKEIVDGKEYKVVKAGKMEYKTRTVIIATGAEYRKLGVPGEAELSGRGVSYCAVCDGAFFRDKELVVVGGGDSAVEEGVYLTRFAKKVTIVHRRDKLRAQKILQDRAFANEKVDFIWNHTVKQINEKDGKVGSVTLVSTVDGSEQEFETDGVFIYIGMVPLTKPFENLGITNENGYIVTNERMETKVPGIFAAGDVREKELRQIVTATGDGSIAAQNAQHYVEQLLEELETTAS; this is encoded by the coding sequence ATGTCCGAAGAAAAAATTTACGATGTCGTCATTATTGGAGCTGGACCAGCGGGGATGACGGCGGCGGTTTACGCATCCCGTGCTAATTTATCCACCTTGATGATCGAACGAGGTGTACCAGGCGGACAAATGGCGAACACGGAAGAAGTGGAAAATTACCCAGGTTATGAGTCGATTTTAGGTCCTGAGCTGTCAAACAAAATGTTCGACCATGCGAAAAAGTTCGGGGCGGAATATGCCTTTGGTGATATAAAGGAAATCGTTGACGGGAAAGAATATAAAGTCGTCAAGGCAGGGAAAATGGAATACAAAACCCGTACGGTCATTATCGCTACCGGTGCAGAATATCGGAAATTAGGAGTACCTGGAGAAGCGGAATTAAGCGGACGTGGTGTTTCTTACTGCGCCGTTTGTGACGGAGCATTCTTTAGGGATAAGGAATTAGTCGTCGTCGGTGGCGGTGACTCGGCGGTGGAAGAAGGCGTTTATTTAACCCGTTTTGCGAAAAAAGTAACGATCGTTCATCGCCGTGACAAATTACGGGCGCAAAAGATTTTGCAAGATCGGGCCTTTGCGAATGAAAAGGTCGATTTTATTTGGAACCATACCGTCAAACAAATTAATGAAAAGGATGGAAAGGTCGGAAGCGTCACTCTCGTATCGACGGTCGATGGGTCGGAACAAGAATTTGAAACGGATGGCGTATTCATCTATATCGGCATGGTGCCTTTGACCAAACCGTTTGAAAATCTCGGAATTACGAATGAAAACGGCTATATTGTAACGAATGAACGAATGGAAACGAAAGTGCCGGGCATTTTTGCTGCAGGGGACGTTCGTGAAAAGGAACTTCGTCAAATCGTTACCGCAACAGGGGACGGAAGTATCGCCGCTCAAAACGCGCAACATTATGTGGAACAGCTATTGGAAGAATTAGAAACGACGGCAAGTTAA
- the hprK gene encoding HPr(Ser) kinase/phosphatase translates to MANVTVKDIIEKLDLELVSGEEGIDRPITTSDISRPGLEIAGFFDYYPEERLQLLGRTELTFFQKLNEEDQRTRMIRLCTDVTPGIIITRNMDVPEELIEASEKAAVPVMRSKLKTTKLLSNLTNYLELRLAPTTAIHGVLVDVYGVGVLITGKSGVGKSETALELVKRGHRLVADDCVEIRQEDHNNLVGNAPELIEHLLEIRGLGIINVMTLFGAGAVRSYKRITLCINLENWDAKKQYDRLGLDEEKMKIFDTEIPKLTVPVRPGRNLAVIIEVAAMNFRLKRMGVNTAQQFTQKLENTIQEVHEDD, encoded by the coding sequence ATGGCAAATGTGACTGTAAAAGATATTATTGAAAAATTGGATTTGGAATTGGTCAGTGGAGAAGAAGGCATCGACCGTCCGATTACGACGAGCGACATTTCGAGACCTGGTTTGGAAATTGCTGGTTTTTTCGACTATTATCCAGAAGAGCGTTTACAATTATTAGGAAGGACAGAGCTGACGTTTTTTCAAAAATTAAATGAAGAGGATCAACGAACGCGCATGATTCGCCTTTGTACTGACGTGACTCCTGGAATTATCATTACGCGGAATATGGATGTTCCGGAAGAATTGATTGAGGCTTCGGAAAAGGCTGCCGTCCCTGTGATGCGGTCTAAATTGAAAACGACGAAGCTGCTCAGCAATTTGACGAATTATTTAGAGTTGCGTTTAGCACCGACGACGGCGATTCACGGTGTTTTAGTTGATGTGTACGGTGTCGGTGTGCTCATCACAGGAAAAAGTGGAGTAGGAAAAAGCGAAACTGCCCTTGAATTAGTAAAACGGGGGCATCGACTTGTAGCGGATGATTGTGTGGAAATTCGGCAAGAGGATCATAACAATCTCGTCGGAAATGCGCCGGAGCTAATTGAACATTTGTTAGAAATCCGAGGATTAGGGATTATTAACGTCATGACTTTGTTCGGAGCGGGTGCCGTTCGTTCCTATAAGCGGATTACGTTATGTATTAATTTGGAAAACTGGGATGCGAAGAAACAATACGATCGCCTCGGTTTGGATGAGGAAAAGATGAAAATATTTGATACAGAAATTCCGAAACTGACCGTTCCTGTACGACCAGGTCGAAATTTGGCTGTCATTATTGAAGTTGCTGCAATGAATTTCCGATTGAAGCGGATGGGTGTCAATACTGCTCAACAGTTTACACAAAAATTAGAAAATACGATTCAAGAAGTGCATGAAGACGATTAA